One region of Macadamia integrifolia cultivar HAES 741 chromosome 11, SCU_Mint_v3, whole genome shotgun sequence genomic DNA includes:
- the LOC122094139 gene encoding protein MOTHER of FT and TFL1-like — MAATASRSVEPLVVGRVIGDVLDMFSPTIEFTVHYGSKQVANGCEIKPSATSNKPRVQLSGSRVISNNLYTLVMTDPDAPSPSEPTMREWLHWIVVDIPQGLDASKGKEIVPYMGPKPPTGIHRYVFALFQQRGPMGRDILPPDARCNFSTRNFAAQSGLGLPVAAVYFNAQKEPAARRR, encoded by the exons ATGGCTGCTACTGCTTCTCGTTCCGTAGAGCCACTGGTCGTGGGAAGAGTGATCGGAGACGTTCTCGACATGTTCTCCCCTACCATTGAATTCACAGTCCATTACGGATCCAAACAGGTCGCTAACGGCTGCGAAATCAAACCCTCTGCTACTTCTAATAAACCCAGAGTTCAGCTCTCTGGTTCTCGCGTCATCTCCAACAATCTATATACTCTT GTAATGACAGATCCTGATGCTCCAAGCCCAAGTGAGCCAACTATGAGAGAATGGCTACACTG GATTGTGGTGGACATCCCTCAAGGACTCGACGCCTCGAAAG GGAAAGAGATAGTGCCGTACATGGGGCCAAAGCCACCGACCGGCATCCACCGGTACGTTTTCGCGCTGTTTCAACAGAGAGGACCCATGGGGAGGGATATCTTACCGCCAGATGCCCGCTGCAATTTCAGTACCCGTAATTTCGCCGCTCAGAGCGGCCTCGGACTTCCCGTCGCCGCCGTCTATTTTAATGCCCAGAAGGAACCCGCCGCCCGTAGACGCTGA
- the LOC122093840 gene encoding uncharacterized aarF domain-containing protein kinase 2-like, whose amino-acid sequence MSRFLSFGNIHTITRFLLVNQRNSFAEVKKNAILFTLALTSSMSRSYSSRSFSSQGHASIRLYKVRENLYKAVYSKNLTFFSASDYVTHHAQVAWKRLSHICSYGGSPFPPISRIACAVSLALARSHLVAPSIFAFIIGEVAWTQRTWADAEYFPKGNNLYMHARDGHVYLTSVVFSVLEGAILFLRFIYLAILFSPAMTMAPFVDCFNGCIRKTWLHLVHRTLEIAGPAFIKWGQWAATRPDLFPKDLCTELTKLHAKAPPHTFAYTKRTIEKAFGRKLPEIFENFEEEPVASGSIAQVHRASLRFRYPGQKVKPIVVAVKVRHPGVGEIIRRDFAIINVIAKISNFIPTLKWLRLDQSVQQFAVFMMSQVDLAREAAHLSRFIYNFQRSKDVSFPKPLYPLVHPAVLVETFEKGESVSYYVDKLEGNNNIKSALARIGVHALLKMLLVDNFLHADMHPGNILVRVAHSKSSLKPKPHVIFLDVGMTTELCKSDRENLLEFFKAVALQDGRIAAESTLRLSKQQSCPNPEAFIEEVEKAFSFWATPEADGFNASECIQQLLEQVQRHKVNIDGNVCTVMVTTLVLEGWQRKLDPEYNVLHTLQTLLLKADWEESLIYTIEGLMAP is encoded by the exons ATGTCAAG GTTTCTTTCATTTGGAAACATTCACACAATCACACGTTTTCTTCTCGTAAACCAGAGGAACAGCTTTGCAGAAGTAAAGAAGAATGCAATACTTTTCACCCTCGCTCTAACTTCCTCCATGAGCAGGTCATATTCATCCCGTAGTTTTTCAAGTCAAGGACATGCATCAATTAGATTATACAAAGTGAGGGAGAATTTATACAAGGCTGTATATTCCAAGAACCTCACTTTTTTCTCAGCAAGTGATTATGTGACACATCATGCCCAAGTAGCTTGGAAAAGGCTTTCGCATATATGTTCATATGGAGGCTCACCGTTCCCACCAATAAGTAGGATCGCTTGTGCCGTCAGCTTGGCATTGGCCAGATCACACCTGGTTGCTCCTAGCATTTTTGCCTTTATTATAGGAGAGGTTGCATGGACTCAAAGAACTTGGGCAGATGCTGAGTACTTCCCTAAAGGGAACAATCTATACATGCATGCACGGGATGGACATGTTTATCTGACGTCGGTTGTGTTCTCAGTCTTGGAGGGTGCTATTTTGTTTTTGAGATTTATATATTTGGCAATTTTGTTTTCTCCTGCAATGACAATGGCTCCATTTGTAGATTGTTTCAATGGTTGTATTAGGAAAACATGGCTTCACCTTGTCCATCGTACACTAGAAATAGCAGGCCCAGCATTCATAAAGTGGGGTCAGTGGGCAGCCACCAGACCAGATCTCTTCCCTAAGGATCTATGTACTGAGCTTACGAAGCTTCACGCAAAAGCACCACCACATACCTTTGCCTACACAAAGAGGACTATTGAGAAAGCATTTGGCCGCAAGCTTcctgaaatttttgaaaattttgaagaagaaCCTGTAGCATCTGGAAGTATTGCCCAAGTGCATCGAGCTTCTTTGAGATTTCGGTACCCTGGTCAAAAGGTCAAGCCCATTGTAGTTGCTGTGAAAGTTAGACATCCTGGAGTTGGTGAAATAATTAGGAGGGATTTTGCGATTATTAATGTGATTGCCAAAATATCAAATTTCATCCCTACCTTGAAGTGGTTGAGGTTGGATCAAAGTGTCCAGCAATTTGCTGTTTTCATGATGTCTCAAGTTGATCTTGCAAGGGAAGCTGCTCATTTGAGTCGGTTTATTTACAATTTCCAAAGATCAAAAGACGTGTCCTTTCCTAAGCCTTTGTATCCACTTGTTCATCCTGCTGTCCTGGTGGAAACTTTCGAGAAAGGAGAAAGCGTTTCCTACTATGTTGATAAGCTTGAAGGAAATAACAATATTAAAAGTGCACTTGCCCGCATTGGGGTTCATGCACTTCTGAAGATGCTTCTG GTGGACAATTTTCTCCATGCAGACATGCATCCTGGAAATATCCTTGTCAGGGTGGCCCATAGCAAATCTTCGCTCAAGCCCAAGCCTCATGTCATTTTCCTTGATGTAGGCATGACTACTGAGCTTTGTAAGAGTGATCGAGAGAATTTACTGGAGTTCTTTAAGGCTGTTGCCCTTCAAGATGGCCGCATTGCTGCGGAGTCCACACTGAGATTGTCAAAACAGCAGAGCTGCCCGAATCCTGAGGCCTTCATTGAG gaGGTGGAGAAGGCATTCAGTTTCTGGGCTACTCCAGAAGCGGATGGTTTCAATGCTTCTGAGTGCATCCAGCAATTGCTTGAGCAAGTTCAACGTCATAAAGTCAACATTGATGGCAATGTTTGTACTGTGATGGTTACTACTTTGGTTCTTGAG GGCTGGCAGAGGAAGCTTGACCCAGAATACAATGTGTTGCACACATTGCAGACACTGCTTTTGAAAGCTGACTGGGAAGAATCTCTCATCTACACAATTGAAGGACTCATGGCCCCATAG